A genomic region of Populus nigra chromosome 11, ddPopNigr1.1, whole genome shotgun sequence contains the following coding sequences:
- the LOC133668372 gene encoding probable inactive leucine-rich repeat receptor-like protein kinase At3g03770 has protein sequence MAKAFQYSAILLCVVLVLLISGSEQLQSSQGETLLRIQRLLNYPSALSSWNSTTDFCNTEPNASVTVVCYENSITQLHIIGNKGTPLLPRNFSIDSFVTTLVGLPNLKVLTLVSLGLWGPLPGKIARLSSLEILNVSSNFLYDAVPQEISSLAALQSLVLDDNMFADEVPNWIGSLPVLSVLSLKKNMLNGSLPDSLSNLDNLRVLVLSHNYFGGEVPDLSSLTNLQVLDLEDNAFGPQFPLLGNKLISLVLSKNKFRDGLPSEVTSYYQLQRLDLSSNKFVGPFPQSLLSLPSVTYLNVADNKFTGMLFENQSCSADLEFVDLSSNLMTGQLPNCLLQDSKRKVLYAANCLATGDENQHPISLCRNEALAVGILPQRKKGKASKETIAFGVIGGIVGGIALVGLIYLAVRKVKSRKTIKRPNTRLIAENASTGYPSNLLPDARYISQTMKLGALGLPPYRTFSLEEVEEATNNFDTSAFMGEGSQGQMYRGRLKDGSFVAIRCLKMKRSHSTQNFMHHIELISKLRHRHLVSALGHCFECYLDDSSVSRIFLVFEYVPNGTLRSWISGGHAWQKLQWTHRIAAAIGVAKGIQFLHTGIVPGVFSNNLKITDVLLDQNLIAKISSYNLPLLAENKGMLVHGTSSGASKDLSTSARINQDQKVDVYDFGLILLEIIVGRSLTSKNEVRVLKDQLQASITSDDTARSSIVDPVVRRSCSDQSLKTMMEICVSCLLKNPADRPSVEDILWNLQYAAQVQDPWRGDSQSSEGSPVSPAIRPRLHITIH, from the exons atggcTAAGGCATTCCAATATTCTGCAATCCTACTTTGCGTCGTCCTTGTGCTTTTAATTAGTGGTTCAGAGCAATTACAATCCTCCCAGGGTGAAACCCTTTTAAGAATTCAGCGGCTTTTGAACTATCCATCCGCTCTAAGCAGTTGGAATAGCACCACTGACTTCTGCAATACTGAACCAAATGCTTCTGTAACTGTGGTATGCTATGAGAACAGCATAACACAGCTGCATATTATTGGCAATAAGGGAACTCCTCTTTTGCCTAGAAACTTTTCAATTGATTCCTTTGTCACAACGCTTGTTGGTCTGCCAAACTTGAAAGTGTTGACATTGGTTTCTCTTGGTTTATGGGGTCCCTTGCCTGGTAAAATTGCACGTCTGTCTTCATTGGAAATACTTAATGTGAGTTCAAATTTCCTATACGATGCTGTTCCTCAAGAAATTTCATCACTCGCTGCCCTCCAATCACTGGTTCTTGACGATAATATGTTTGCTGATGAGGTGCCAAATTGGATCGGTTCACTTCCAGTTTTGTCTGTCTTGAGTCTCAAGAAGAATATGCTCAATGGTTCATTGCCAGATTCATTGAGTAATTTGGATAATCTTAGAGTTCTAGTGCTTTCGCATAACTACTTCGGAGGAGAAGTACCTGATCTTAGCAGTTTGACAAACCTTCAAGTGCTTGATTTGGAAGATAATGCTTTTGGACCGCAGTTTCCTCTGCTTGGAAACAAGTTAATTTCTCTTGTGTTGAGCAAGAACAAGTTCAGGGATGGCCTTCCTTCTGAAGTGACCTCCTATTATCAGCTTCAACGGCTAGATCTCTCAAGTAATAAATTTGTGGGACCATTTCCACAATCATTATTGTCATTGCCTTCAGTAACTTACTTGAATGTTGCAGACAACAAGTTCACAGGGATGCTTTTCGAAAACCAGTCTTGCAGTGCTGACCTTGAGTTTGTGGATCTGTCCTCAAATCTTATGACTGGACAATTGCCAAATTGTCTTCTGCAAGACTCCAAGAGAAAGGTCTTGTATGCCGCGAACTGTCTGGCAACCGGTGATGAAAACCAACATCCTATTTCCCTCTGTCGTAATGAAGCATTAGCTGTTGGGATTTTGCCccagagaaagaaagggaaagcttcTAAAGAAACTATTGCATTCGGTGTCATTGGAGGGATTGTTGGAGGGATTGCTCTTGTTGGTTTAATTTACTTAGCCGTCAGAAAGGTGAAATCAAGGAAGACAATCAAGAGACCAAATACTAGACTAATTGCAGAGAACGCGTCAACAGGGTACCCTTCAAATTTGCTCCCAGATGCAA GGTATATTTCTCAAACAATGAAGCTGGGAGCACTTGGCCTTCCACCGTATCGTACTTTTTCACTAGAAGAGGTAGAGGAGGCCACAAACAATTTTGACACATCTGCTTTCATGGGTGAAGGTTCTCAAGGGCAG ATGTATAGGGGGCGGCTTAAGGATGGTTCCTTTGTTGCTATCAGATgcttaaaaatgaaaagaagtcATAGTACCCAAAACTTTATGCACCATATAGAGCTGATCTCGAAACTAAGACATCGGCATTTGGTCAGTGCTCTTGGACACTGCTTTGAGTGTTACTTGGATGATTCAAGTGTCAGCAGAATATTTCTAGTTTTTGAATATGTACCGAATGGCACGCTAAGAAGCTGGATCTCTG GAGGACATGCCTGGCAAAAACTTCAGTGGACACACCGTATAGCTGCTGCAATAGGTGTAGCAAAGGGCATCCAATTTTTGCATACAGGGATTGTGCCTGgagtattttcaaataatctgaaaataacaGATGTTTTATTGGATCAAAACCTTATTGCAAAAATTAGCAGTTATAACCTACCCTTATTAGCAGAAAACAAGGGAATG CTTGTTCATGGAACATCATCTGGTGCATCCAAAGATCTTAGCACCAGTGCAAG GATAAATCAAGACCAGAAGGTTGATGTTTATGACTTTGGATTAATATTGCTTGAAATCATTGTGGGGAGATCATTGACATCTAAGAATGAAGTGAGAGTTCTAAAAGATCAG TTGCAAGCAAGCATTACAAGTGATGATACTGCTCGAAGTAGCATAGTTGATCCGGTTGTGCGAAGATCATGCTCAGATCAATCCCTAAAGACAATGATGGAGATCTGCGTCAGTTGTCTGCTTAAGAACCCTGCAGATAGACCCTCCGTTGAGGATATACTATGGAACTTGCAGTATGCTGCTCAAGTTCAGGATCCGTGGCGGGGAGACTCCCAGAGCAGTGAAGGATCTCCAGTCTCACCTGCCATACGACCGCGTTTACATATTACCATTCATTAG